In Rana temporaria chromosome 3, aRanTem1.1, whole genome shotgun sequence, a single window of DNA contains:
- the LOC120931253 gene encoding putative nuclease HARBI1 isoform X2, which yields MEPFGCALFELKLIQRRRRTRQNVVQIEKRVFRSRTFLDQFSETQVIAKFRLSSPMIYSLYDEIHLALETRTRRSNAVPGLVRFLAVLHFLGKASYQHVSGEIVGISQPSFSRCLVDVLQALRQLAPKYIHMGKSREERDQIKRGFFDLAGMPNVIGAIDCTHVPLCPPSEQEHIYRNRKAYHSLNIQVICDSNLIIRDVVTGFPGSCHDAHILRQSGIYDTLDKDLENNGWLLGDAGYPCLPWLLTPINRPSSPAEAAYNVAHTKTRVVIERCFGVLKSRFRCMSLSGGFLQYSPSKVADMFLACSILHNIARHGGLQEELDTTVEDDMPTIPVENDQRGNTARSKLIANYFSG from the exons ATGGAACCATTTGGATGTGCTCTATTTGAACTGAAACTGATCCAGAGGCGAAGAAGGACACGTCAGAATGTCGTTCAGATAGAGAAACGTGTATTTCGTTCACGTACCTTTTTGGATCAATTTTCTGAAACCCAGGTGATAGCCAAATTCAGATTATCCTCTCCCATGATATATTCCCTGTATGATGAAATACACTTGGCCCTAGAAACACGCACGCGGAGAAGTAATGCAGTACCAGGTCTTGTGCGTTTTTTGGCAGTACTTCATTTTCTAGGAAAGGCCTCATACCAACATGTCAGTGGTGAGATTGTTGGCATCTCACAACCCAGTTTTTCCCGCTGCTTGGTCGACGTCCTGCAAGCACTGCGACAACTTGCTCCAAAATACATTCATATGGGCAAGTCACGTGAAGAGCGGGATCAAATAAAACGTGGTTTTTTTGACCTAGCAGGAATGCCCAATGTCATTGGGgcaatagactgcacccatgtgccaTTATGTCCCCCATCAGAACAGGAGCACATCTACAGAAACCGTAAGGCTTACCATTCCCTCAACATCCAGGTGATCTGTGATTCGAACCTCATAATCCGTGATGTTGTCACCGGCTTTCCAGGATCCTGTCATGATGCCCATATATTGCGCCAATCGGGAATATATGATACTCTGGACAAGGACTTAGAAAATAATGGATGGCTGCTGG GAGATGCTGGTTACCCCTGTCTACCATGGCTCTTAACACCAATCAACAGGCCATCCTCTCCTGCAGAAGCAGCTTACAATGTTGCTCATACAAAAACAAGAGTGGTGATCGAAAGATGCTTTGGTGTCCTAAAGAGCCGTTTCCGATGCATGTCCTTGTCTGGTGGATTCCTACAGTATTCCCCCAGTAAGGTAGCTGATATGTTCCTAGCATGCAGCATTCTCCATAACATTGCAAGGCATGGTGGACTACAAGAGGAACTAGACACCACAGTGGAGGATGACATGCCCACAATTCCAGTGGAAAATGATCAAAGGGGAAACACAGCAAGAAGTAAACTGATTGCAAACTATTTTTCAG gttAA
- the LOC120931253 gene encoding putative nuclease HARBI1 isoform X1 produces MEPFGCALFELKLIQRRRRTRQNVVQIEKRVFRSRTFLDQFSETQVIAKFRLSSPMIYSLYDEIHLALETRTRRSNAVPGLVRFLAVLHFLGKASYQHVSGEIVGISQPSFSRCLVDVLQALRQLAPKYIHMGKSREERDQIKRGFFDLAGMPNVIGAIDCTHVPLCPPSEQEHIYRNRKAYHSLNIQVICDSNLIIRDVVTGFPGSCHDAHILRQSGIYDTLDKDLENNGWLLGDAGYPCLPWLLTPINRPSSPAEAAYNVAHTKTRVVIERCFGVLKSRFRCMSLSGGFLQYSPSKVADMFLACSILHNIARHGGLQEELDTTVEDDMPTIPVENDQRGNTARSKLIANYFSGNKPP; encoded by the exons ATGGAACCATTTGGATGTGCTCTATTTGAACTGAAACTGATCCAGAGGCGAAGAAGGACACGTCAGAATGTCGTTCAGATAGAGAAACGTGTATTTCGTTCACGTACCTTTTTGGATCAATTTTCTGAAACCCAGGTGATAGCCAAATTCAGATTATCCTCTCCCATGATATATTCCCTGTATGATGAAATACACTTGGCCCTAGAAACACGCACGCGGAGAAGTAATGCAGTACCAGGTCTTGTGCGTTTTTTGGCAGTACTTCATTTTCTAGGAAAGGCCTCATACCAACATGTCAGTGGTGAGATTGTTGGCATCTCACAACCCAGTTTTTCCCGCTGCTTGGTCGACGTCCTGCAAGCACTGCGACAACTTGCTCCAAAATACATTCATATGGGCAAGTCACGTGAAGAGCGGGATCAAATAAAACGTGGTTTTTTTGACCTAGCAGGAATGCCCAATGTCATTGGGgcaatagactgcacccatgtgccaTTATGTCCCCCATCAGAACAGGAGCACATCTACAGAAACCGTAAGGCTTACCATTCCCTCAACATCCAGGTGATCTGTGATTCGAACCTCATAATCCGTGATGTTGTCACCGGCTTTCCAGGATCCTGTCATGATGCCCATATATTGCGCCAATCGGGAATATATGATACTCTGGACAAGGACTTAGAAAATAATGGATGGCTGCTGG GAGATGCTGGTTACCCCTGTCTACCATGGCTCTTAACACCAATCAACAGGCCATCCTCTCCTGCAGAAGCAGCTTACAATGTTGCTCATACAAAAACAAGAGTGGTGATCGAAAGATGCTTTGGTGTCCTAAAGAGCCGTTTCCGATGCATGTCCTTGTCTGGTGGATTCCTACAGTATTCCCCCAGTAAGGTAGCTGATATGTTCCTAGCATGCAGCATTCTCCATAACATTGCAAGGCATGGTGGACTACAAGAGGAACTAGACACCACAGTGGAGGATGACATGCCCACAATTCCAGTGGAAAATGATCAAAGGGGAAACACAGCAAGAAGTAAACTGATTGCAAACTATTTTTCAGGTAATAAACCACCGTAA